The genomic region ccccagtgatatacagtgacagacccaatccccaccagtactgtaccccagtgttatacagtgacagacctgtcgtcACCAGTaccctaccccagtgttatacagtggcagacctgtcccagccagtactgtaccccagtgctgtacagtgacagacccgtattcaccagtactgtaccccagcgttattcagtgacagacgtgtccccaccaataccccacaccagtgtgatacagttacagacctgtccccaccagtgctgtaccccagtgttatacagtggaagacctgtccccaccagttctgcaCCCCAGTGATTGTCCTGCTCCCACCATTACtatacctcagtgttatacagtggcaaaccttcccccaccagtactgtaccccagtgttataaagtgtaagacctgtccccaccagtattgtaccccagtattatacagtgacagatcttcccccaccagtaatgtaccccagtgttatacagtgacagacctgtccccaccagtaccctaccccagtgttatgcagtggcagacctgtccccaccagtactataccccaatgttataccATGATAGacttgtccccactagtactgtaccccagtgttatatagtgacagacctgtccccatcaataCCCTACCCCagaattatacagtgacagacctgtctccaccagtatcctaccccagtattatacattGGCagaaccatccccaccagtactgtacccatgttatacagtgacagacttgtccccaccagcactggatcccagtgttatacagtgattgtcctgttcccaccagttctatacctcagtgttatacagtggctaacctgtccccaccagtactgtaacccagtgttatacagtgacagaactgcccccaccagtacccttccccagttttatacagtggcagacctgttcccaccagtactgtaccccagtgctatacagtgacaggcctgtccccaccagtatcccacccagagttatacagtgacagacctgtccccaccagtactctagcCTAGTCTTATACAGTGATAGTCCTGTTGCCACTAGTTCTGGTCCCCAGTGTCATATaatgacagatctgtccccaccagttttgtattccagtgttatacaatatcagacctgtccccatcagaactgtagcccagtgttatacagtgacagaccagtatctaccagtactgtatcccattTTTATTCCTGTTAGAATTCTGTTAAAATATGTTACTTGCAGGATTAACTGTGGTCTTTTACCTTTTGTTCGCACAAGCAATTTTTGTTTTCTGTAAATACGATGTCATTCCCTGGCGCTGCTTGTTGGTGCAGTTTTGTTGGTAAAGCAAACCCTTTGCACTGTAACACCTTTTCCACCATATGACTTGCTCTTTGGGTCTGTTCCTTGCTCTTGGAGGACTTGTTGCCCACTTTCATCTGTACGACCCTGTACCAAGAAGGGGTTAACCAATAGGAAGCTGTGCTGTGGGTACACTCGGTGCTTAATATTTCCCTTTAAAAACAGTTCAGAGTCCCTTACCCTGGGAACCAATTTGAAATGCTGTGACTTTCTGGTTGCTGAATTAGTTGAAACCTCCGTTTACTGCATGGAATTCCGGGATATTGTCTTGTGAGTGTGAGGATCCTGTTCTGTAATTCTGTCCAATTTTTTGTGAAACCAGAGACCCACTGGCCTTTCAACAAACCTTTCATTGACTTTCTCCAAGTCTTTACGTCAAACTGTAACATTTGAGCATTTGTCAGATTTGCTTTGGACTgtttcagtttttaaaatgtgGTCTGAATGTGTTGTGTTTTGTGAGGTTTTCATTTTCACTCTGGTGGAAACCAGATGCTTCCTCCCAAAAAAACCCTGCAATTTATGTAAAGTAATTAAAGCTGCGATGATATATGGACGATGATATATTGAACTTTTTATGACTGATGTAATATCTTGtccatcctggaatcaactgagGTTCAGAGGATTCCAATCTAAATTTAACCTTTCAACAGTCAGCTGTGACAGGGTGAGTTCCACTGCTTTAATCACCGGTCATAACATTCTCCTGTCTACTTTTCTGGGGTAATCTTGACCCTGTGCCTTTGTCTCCCCAGCAGCAGATTTATGATTGTCCCTTCTGCCTTGTCCACTTGCTGTCAACTTGAGTCTCACCCCCCAGCATCcagtttcccattgacttcagtattGTGCCCTCCTAGTCTCTCCTCTCCCTGCGTCCCCTGCCTGCCCACCTGACAATAGACACTGCTGTTTGATAGGCCAAagcataagaatgtaagaaataggagcaggagtcagtcGTTTAGCCTTTTGACCCCAttggataagatcatggctgacctaccTTAACTCCATCTCCCCACACTATGCCCGTATCTTTCAGTGTCCAAAAATAttttgatctcagtcttgaatgtactcaacaAGTGAAGATctcaaattccaaagattcatcactgagtgaagaagtttctcctaatctCCGTGCCAAATGGCCAGTTCCCTTATCCTGAtactgtgacccctagttttggactctccACCAGGGAGAAACAGCGTCCCAGCATCTATCTGTCAAGCCCCATAAGAATTTTGTTTAAATGAAATTACCCCTTAGTCTCTTCAATATAGATTTAGTCTACTTGATCTCTTCTCATAGGTCAATCCCCTCATTGCCtttattgcactccctctaggacaagtatatccttccttgggtaaagaaaccaaaactgtacgttgtactccaggtgtggtctcatcacaGCTCTGTACAAGTGCGCTAAGATTTCTTAACTCTTTTaactccctttgcaataaaggctaacatatcatTTACAGAGACTATGAGCTCGTGCCTCTCTGCCCACTTTCTGTTCAGCTGAGAGCTTCAAGAtgctgctttacctgctccactctgttctccccccacccccgcccccactcttCCTGTTTGATGGAGGAACAGCCATTTTCCCCTGGCCCTGTGAGGCTGTTCATGACAAAGACAGTCCCTAGCTTGGCAGGGATGTGTTGCATTGCGGCTGATGAGCCCTCATTCGTTCAGTGTTTCTTTCCCCCCAGGTAATGAATGGTGTGGGTGTAAGCCAGTGGTACAGATTACAGTTCCGTTCTATTGTTTGAAGTGGGGAAAGCCTTATTGCCCCTCCCCTCTGCAAGTTTGATTGGCAGAGGCAATGATTCTTTCCATCACCTGCCTGACTAGAGACGGGAAGCTTTGCCTTTCTTTCTCGGGTTATCCAAGATTGGACGCTCTGTGTTCCGATTCACAGACTGCTTATTTGTATGTGTCTGATTACAGGCAGACTTCTTGAAAGGATTGCCGGTCTATAACGAAAGCAACTTCAGCCGATTTCATGCAGATTCAGTTTGTAAAGCTTCGGTGAGTACTTATCAAAGGTTGAGAATCAACATCATATCGTAATGTCTGAAGGCAGAGATACATAAGGATAAACCTGGCTAAGACAGATAGAAGGATGCCATGCACCAAACTTGAGATAAATAATACAGCATACTAAATGAAGGTATATTAGAGTAGGAAAGgtcattcagttttttttttcccttctcctGCTGGAGATTCAGTGGGCAGCAGGTGCCCTCTGTGCACTCTTCAACTCCATTGTGAAAAGCAAGGGATTCAAATATGAGGAAGCATAGTAATCTCTTGCCATCCTCACCTGGGGCATTCACACAACTCCATGCCACCAGGGGATAAGTCCCTTCTCCCAAACCCAGGGATAAAGAGAGTAAATGTTACTGTAGTAttagggtctggcacataaatggttaacgtgggactgataTAGTACTGCccccacagtgatgtaagagaatgaCGTGCACCTAGGGGTCAgggtagtgttggacagagccatgtatagaagcaagcatggagacagctcctagcttggacctttactgcacatatgtatatagtttctagtatttaataaatacttactgttgaaccaTCTAAGGCTGCAAATACAGTAAGACCTTCTGAACTGCATCTGCCTTACAACTGTTACTCTCCTGTTCAATCTAGACTGGAGAATTGGTAAAAAGAAGTCTCTAAATTGAACAACAATCTGATGCACAACTCTTCATATTTTGCACACACATTTTGCATCCTGTCTGTAACcatccagagagagaaaggagcccaTGCAGGACAATCTAGAACCTGTTTCCCAATGCACAGTCTTCCCGTTCAGGAACCATGCCCTGCCTATGTTTTTGATTCCATTTGCTTTTCTCCTCTGGTCCGCCTGGGTCATACCTGATGCCCAGGCACAGAGAAGGTAAGTTTTGGCAGCTTGGTGCAGGGCTTGCTCAATGCCTCATGTAACCAGCTGCCAGAAAATGTCCTAAATTGTGCATAGTAATGACAGATACACAGTCCTTGTCTCTGAAAAGGCAGTGTGAACTTGAATGACATTTGTTCTATGCGTTTCCTCTGTATGATCGTATGCATGTTTGTAACAGTTTGTATACTTAGTGGTACGTATTAACGGTTGAAATGGCGGTGGATGCTGTACCCCAGGAAAGAAGTATAGATTTAGTGATGGGAGTATGTTACAATGGATGGTCTCAATTGATTGCTAGGAAAAGTAATTAAACTTGGAATATAAAACCTGCTGAACTTTTAAAATCTTGTATATTTCCACTGaatgtgcaattttttttttgcagaataGAAGACCATCTGTGTATCTCCCAACACGAGAATACCCATCGGAACAGAGTAAGTGCTTGAAGTAGTTTTACTGATCTTTTTTTGTCAAATGTGGCATTCAGGAATGATGGAGCACATAATGAATGGATTTGATGTGTGCCTGTGATTTCCCCCATATGATGATGGGACACCCGCGTGTGGTTTACCCCAGGGGTCAGAACTGTGTATCTCTGCTTCATGAGAATGTAGTTCCTTTCCCCTCCAACACTCTGCCTCAGTCTTAACCTCATGAAGGCACCAACTGCAGATGCGCAGCACTGTCTTCGTCCCTACACCACTTGTGATGTGGcttcttcattgtcactgattCACCAATGGGTTTATGCAATCGGCCCAAGCTCATCCTGGGTGTGGCCCAAACTCATTTCACGAGTTGCAGCCTCACAACTAGAAATCTTCATCCCAGCAGTCTCAGCTAGACTGAACCTGGATTTAGAGCTGAAAACTCTGTATAGAACCCACAGAAATACCTTGTTTTATCACTCcacattttattgaattcaattgttTATAGAAACTTGACCACTAAGTATCTACCTTTTTCACTTTACACAGTCATTGTGACAGAAAAGACCAATATATTGCTTCGATATCTCCATCAGCAATGGGACAAAAAGGTGAGCTGCTGATAGCTGTTGGTTATGCTTGGGAGGTTTGTGTGTAATGACGGGTGAGAAGGTTTGCATTATCCATGGCAACTTTTGTTGGATGGAGGTCCAGTAAGTGTGGTGGGAAATTTCCTGCATTATCAGTGGTCACATGAAGGCTGAGGTACAGGGAGAAATGCTTCATGTGAATTGGAGTACTCTTTAGGAAggggttgttgtggtggtgggggtttgcTTCTGATATGCCATAAGAAGGGGGCATTCCTTTTGAGTTGGAACAAGTGGGCAAAGGGGCACTTCCTGTGTTTTGGAGATGCTGGGAAAGCCAGAAATTTAATTGAAGACCTCACAGGTGGTTTACCTTCACATGTGAATCTAGATTGAGAGAGTTGCCTGGCTGTTCGATTCTGGGAGGCAATGCAGCTGGTGTTGTCCAAGACGATGTATTTCCAGTGAGGGTCACTTGGTAGCAATTAGTGAAAATCCTGGTTGATTTtcttcctccagcacctcccaaTCTCAATTATcctgggggagagtgaatggagGTTGCACCCAATTGCAGCTCCAGCCCCACTCACTGAGTGGCTAATTCAGTACAGTATCAAATCAGAGGGCGCATTCGTCCTCTGAACTGATCTCTCCTTCTTTCTTCTTGCAGAATGCAGCGAAGAAAAGGGACCAAGAGCAAGTGGACGTTGAAGGCGAGAGTTCGGCCCCACCATGCAAAATTGCCCGCACAGACAGCCAGGACATGATCGAAGATACTTAATCCTCTGTCCACAAGATGCAAGTGCTTCCCTTCTCATCATGTAATGTCTTACAGTCTCTCCACTGTGCAGCCCTTCATTTGTATATCATAGGAGCACCTTTATTTATTTACATGTAATTTatggtctgggtgagggagggaggagggggaagtggACCCAACGAAAGCCCTTTGTGGTGTCCAGTCATGATCAGCAATTGACCGGGCTGCTCGAGGTTTTTGCAGAGGTTCCAGAGGCAAAGTCTTGAGTGGATGTAGCGCAGAGCCTGTGGTTAAAAAGAGTGTGTAATAGTGTAGGAGTTGGAGCCTCTCAGTGTGGAATGCAGTGGTCCTGAAGTGCATGTCTAACCCACCTGTACTATCCACAGTGTCTACACTCGTATCTTCCTGATTATTTCTACTTGCCTATCACTATCATTAACTTTATACTCCTGGCAGGTTTGATGCAGGTCAGGTTAATATGATGCACAGCTCAGTCTTCAGAAACAATCAGAATGTCTGTGTAAGACAGTTAATAATTTGTCAGAGCTGTTTTTAAATAACCCTTGCCTTCATCCTAAAATGAAACCCTGCCCTTTGCGGAGCTGCCTTTGGTTGTTCTGTTCAGACTTCACTCCCCCCTTTCCTGTCTCACTCACTAGTTCCTGGCAAGAGAGATGGGAAATGATTGAGCTGACCAACCCCAGACCAGACTTTGGCTCATAAGTGGACATGGCAAGATTTGTACAACAAAGCCTTGGTGGGTACAGCCTCAGAGCATTCTGGGAGTGGGTACTTCATGCCACAAACGACTTCAACTGGTGGCATTGGAACTGTTTGCTGACCTCGTGGGACATTTGGTTTTAAgatcagttttttttattttaagggAAGCCGTATTGTATgggtttgtttctttttaaaataaatattctgAAGTTCAAAGAGTTAACATTGCGAGTGCTGGAAAATCGCTAATTCAAGTTCTCGTGGTCTGGAGGAACTTGGTGCAACGGGACCTCAGAATGGGTGACAACCAAGCCCTGAAATCACGATGTTTGTGTTCTACACTCTTTATGATAATTTGTCCACTGTTTTAATGCAGGCATTGACTTTTTAATGCCAGACGTGGAGTGATAGTGTGTGATCTAAGACTGCATCAAGTTGTTCCAGTGTTAATCCCTCACTGTAATTCCTATCTCTGATAGGGTGAACTTTTTCTAAGCTTTATTTTTTGGTTAAGCTTGCATATTGGCAAAGAAAAATTAATCTCCTTTGCGTTACATCACCATGGAAACTTGACTTCAAAGAGCAGTATCTGCTTAATTGAGTTGCCTTTACACAAGAAGTGTATTCCTGTTTTTTTAAGCTGAGACCATAGTATGATCAGCATGaatggagtgggtgtgggaatgtactgagtacagagcaggaggagagagaaactgtcttttgctgctgacctgctgagcatcaGCAGCAGCTTATCCTGATGCATTATGTCGATGTACTTATTGCTGATTGCTCCTTATTGATAGAGAAGAATAGGGATGGCTGAGCAATTGGCTTCAGCTCCGGCTGTGCCATCCCTTCAAACCCATACAGTATCAAACTCTACTGGGATGGTGCATTGTTGGGGCAGCTAGGGTTTCTTGTTCTGGGCtgactccccatctctgtctgaCTTTCAATCCATCTTTGGTGTTGAGGTTTCTGTTGCCATTGCGAGCGGATCAATACTTGACCCAGAGGCCCCTGTAACTGTCCGTGTCACTGGTAATGCAAAACCTAGTGGTTGTGATCATTAATAAGAAGCAGTAACTCATCCATTTCTCAATAATCAAAAATAATGCAAGTCAACTGTTTGCCAGGGAAGGTGGGCAGTGAAATGTTGCTTAAAGGGAAACTTATTCTTTGCCTAGTTAATTTCTTCCATTCTTTTTGCTCCTGTGAAGGCCTCTTGTTTTTATCCATATTCCAACTTCAGAAGGAGCCATGATGTAATTttttgggatggtggtgatggttgtAATGATGAATAAATTGAGAACCGCTGCTTCCAGTGTGAGCTGGATCAGTGTGAGTAGAGAAGAGGCTGTGCTTTTCAGTGTTCAAGGGTAAGCCTTTTGAAGATGAGGGTTGGTGAAGGGCCTTTCTTTCAGTCCCACAGGGCCTAGCACAGTCTGATACCATGACCTCAGGCCAGGAAGGACAGTAGATCTTGTCACCCTATGTACATAGCCTTGATTTGAGGATGGGAAAGGTGATAGTTCTTTGATTCATTAGCAGATGAAGTTATGCCAAACCCTTGCTGCTAAAATCATGTAAACTGTACTGAAAACTGCAACTGTTTACAAATTCCAAACATGGCTCCCCTAGTTCCCCAACAGATGTACTGGGACCCAAACCCACTGTAccttcccccaatcccccccacccccaatcctccTCTGAGATCCTTTCTCAGGCTTTCAACACTAGAATATTGGTGAAGATGCAAAGCATGCGGACTGAGAACCAGATCAAATGTGCTGATGGTCAACTCTGactggagtgagactgtgaagggaATAGCCAGCATGTGGTGTGAGGCATCACGTGAATTTGATCCCAGCTGCCATTGCCTCTGCTATGGGCTCTGAGAGTTTTTGATGTAAATCATTGGCTGAGTGCAATTACTAAATCAATGAATTTATTCTCTTGCAGCAACATTTTCCCTACATTGCCACAGTGACCTTGCTTCagaaacacttcattggctgttgagTGTGCTGAGGTGCTCTAGTGCATTAAATCCTTTCTAAATGAATCCATTGGAAGACTGGCTGCTGGCGCAGTCACTCTGGACATGTTTCATTTGCCTCTGATACTTGGCTTCAAATCCAGTCATACCAGTGAGCTGAAATTCTGTCTGTCTTCACTATAAAGTACTTTGACTCAGTTCCAAATCCATAGCACACAAAAGTGGGCTTAATATGACACTGAATTACCAGCCTGCCTCACTGCCCTCCAGACTCAGGGCTGGTGCCGTGGCTTACTACTTCTCTTGAAACCTGTCAGTAGTTATGTTCCTACCAgaccccatttttttttttttaactgtttcTCACAAGCAGTCACTGATATTATACAGGAAGTCTCCCGCTGTGATCCCTTTGATCGTTGACAGATGAAGGTATGCTGCCTCAGGCTTGAAGAATGTGTTTGAACAACTCAAAGGTTGAATCCAGGCACCAGGATAATTACCTTTGGTCATTGTTACTTtctgattgctccttttttaatATCTTAAGCACTGTCATCCCAGCACCCTACAAGTACAATGACAATGTGAATATAGGCTTGCAGTTTATAAGTCTGTTGTACAATGGAGtcccctgaaggtgctgtatTGTTGTTGCAAAGATAGTTCCAGTGTTCACAGAGACCGCCTTGTCACAGCATTGTCAACCACTGGTACCAGATCATTGTACAAAGTCTCTCTTCCATTCCCACTTCCTTCAACCACCTTTAACTTTGCCTTGCATGAACTCAGTGAGCTGCTACCAATCAATAGCTGGCTTTTatcgtattttttttaaataaataaaacgtCACAGAAAACTTGTAATAAAGGTGTTTATAAATGTGAAGAATgtatattttctttttttttgtaatACTGGGCCCAGACCAGTGTGATTACTGTGCTGATCAGATCCAGTAGTGGGTTTCAGACCAAGTGTTTGCAAGTCTTGACAGCAGCCCACAAAGGGGAAGGGCATAACATTCCGAGTGTTACACTACAAGACCTGTATTGGATGAAATATTGCTGTTTTGCCTTGCCActtccctacaaccaccccctgCACCCCATACACCTTGAATGCACTGACTCCTGCTCGGGGGCTGGGTGATTCTGGTTCTATATCCACCCTTTGGGTGTTGGACATGGGGAAGATCACGGCTGATTCTGATCCTGCTCTCACCTCGTATCCCACTTGGCTCTGCCCCCTCAGTACAAGATTATTTTTTGATTCCCACTACTGCAGCACTCCAGTCAAAACTAGAAAACCCCAGGCAGATTGAAGTGACTGATTAGGATGGGACCTGGTAGGGAAGGGTCTAAAGTGTCAATTGGCTATTTGAGAAGGTGGATCCCTGGGCAGAATGGGgatgggggctgggtggggagtgggtgtcgGGTTTGATGGTTTGTGATGAGTTGTCAATTAGTAATTTGACCCTGGTTGCTTGTACACTGGCTGTTGGGCATTGGCACCCTGTGATTGTGGCTGTATTCTGCGACCTGTCTGCACAGTAGGGTTACAGTCTGGACTGAGAGATCCTGGAAATGCCTCCCAAGATAAACTTGTTCCTTCCTGTTGCACAATTTCTGTTTTATTCTTGGGTGATCTTTGGGAAGGTGTCAGTGTTTATAGAGAGGAGATGTCTTGCTTGGAGTGATAAGTGCACGCAAGGCTAACTGGATAGTAAGCAGGAATcaaagctgatttttttttctctttctcttaacCCTTCTCCAAAGCACAGGGCTAGTGAAGCAAAGTCAATTCCAGCAGCTCTTTTCACTGCTTTTTGCTGTTGACTCCACATAAGGCTGGGGTTATTGCCCAGATCCTATCCGGAGCTGTATGGCTTAGTACCATGTCGTGATAGTTGGGGGAAGGAGTCGGGGGACGGCGTGTTGCTGTGAAGGTGTTCCTCTGCGAAATGGCAGTGAATGGAATAAGACACGGGCTTGGTGAGATCGCAGTCAGTAATTACCTTGATCTGGTGTATGCTGCTCTCTGAATTTGTACAAATTTTTTTGAGCTTTCTATTGTGGATTTAGCAAACAAAAGCTGATGTAACTTCTAGAAgcaaattaaaatattttgacAAATACCATCATCCGCTGTTTATATTTGTTTTAGTGTTAAATTTCATTTTCTATATCTTAAATAGTTGTCATACCCAGAGAACTTCAAATCTTGCTGCgtccattggcggctgtgccttcagttgactggaccctaagctcaggaattccccCCCTAAACTTTTCCACTTCTCGACTGcgttttcttcctttaagacactccctaacttacctctttgacaaagcttttggccatctgacatTGCTGTCAATTTTTGCATAACAcccttgtgaagtgctttgagatggtTTATTACGTTAAAGATACTATATAAGTTGCCACTTCCATTatcagtgtcagcttggctcagtaaGTAGCCCTCTGATTCCAAAGGTCATGGATTCATTCCTACTCTGGAGACTTGCGcacacaatccaggctgacactgtgGACTTGTAGTATTTCCCTCGTATCACAGGGCGGAGGTGAATCTTCCTTTCCCTCTAACTTCcaccttttttttctctctctctctcttccacccaacCTTTCCTTGATCACACCTCCCAATAATTTGTCAAACTGACGGCCCTGTCAGCTGGTTGTGATGGATATTTGAAGTGCAGGTATTTCTCCAATGACCTGGCTAACATTCCCCCCTTAAACAACAGTATAACCAATTGGCTGGTCCTTTTACCTCTGTGCGAATTTGCAAGTGTTGAGTGGTTTCTGTTTGTGTCTACAAACATCACATTCAATCATTTATATATGAAGCGCTTTGATAACCTTCAGTGTGGTCTGTGCTCTCTCCAAGCTTTGACCATTTCCTTGCTGCTCCATCCCATCCTATTCTATCTTATCTTTCTTTCCATGCTTCCCCCGCCAACATAAATGGGAAATCTTCGTGCTACGGTAATCTGCGTAACAGAATGGAAAAAACTGTATCCTAACTGCACGGAGTCCCATTTGCTCATCACCCTCTGTGCACCTTGGCCTCCATTGGCTCCTGGTACACCAAttcctcaatttaaaaaaaaaaaatccttatccttgttttcaaattccaccatggcctcGTCCCCTCCCTCTCGCTAACCTCCCCAGACTTACAACTctctgagatttctgcactcttccaattctggcctcttgtgcaatcCCTgatttttaatcactccaccattggaagccgtgccttcagctgcctgggcctcaCACTCTGAAATTCACTCTGTGAatctgtctgcttctctctctgctcctttaagaaGCCCTTtgaaacctccctctttgaccaggctttcagtcatctatgaagtgccttgagaaattttactatgttaatggtgctatataaatgcaagtttttgtggTGCGGGGCAGAAAGTACTCCCATTTGTTTTGTGTAtacttttattgtttttttatgCATTACAAAAATATgacaaaataaattaaataaataaaacccTTT from Carcharodon carcharias isolate sCarCar2 chromosome 14, sCarCar2.pri, whole genome shotgun sequence harbors:
- the dda1 gene encoding DET1- and DDB1-associated protein 1 isoform X1 is translated as MTDVISCPSWNQLRFRGFQSKFNLSTVSCDRADFLKGLPVYNESNFSRFHADSVCKASNRRPSVYLPTREYPSEQIIVTEKTNILLRYLHQQWDKKNAAKKRDQEQVDVEGESSAPPCKIARTDSQDMIEDT
- the dda1 gene encoding DET1- and DDB1-associated protein 1 isoform X2, producing the protein MGGGPDAAAGLCERQSDAELGKMADFLKGLPVYNESNFSRFHADSVCKASNRRPSVYLPTREYPSEQIIVTEKTNILLRYLHQQWDKKNAAKKRDQEQVDVEGESSAPPCKIARTDSQDMIEDT
- the dda1 gene encoding DET1- and DDB1-associated protein 1 isoform X3; the protein is MTDVISCPSWNQLRFRGFQSKFNLSTVSCDRADFLKGLPVYNESNFSRFHADSVCKASKTICVSPNTRIPIGTDHCDRKDQYIASISPSAMGQKECSEEKGPRASGR